Proteins encoded together in one bacterium window:
- the pilO gene encoding type 4a pilus biogenesis protein PilO translates to MISRRERLMLIVAIVLLGGIVFKYLIYDPQQAQYETLVTARDAAAAELARDERVIARAEQDRAEYDRIRTYIATVEQKLPLREEIPALLTAMEQFTQRVGVTFQSIRPGSLTPVTAPSTGSPAPQTGSRVQRPAPGQPPTRATAYSSVPVDITVTGTFAQTVEYLRGLRSFPRLVIVDSISLTPQIFPKLGVSIKAEIYTLGIPAEQALQGGH, encoded by the coding sequence ATGATCAGTCGCCGCGAACGTCTCATGCTCATCGTCGCCATCGTCCTGCTGGGCGGGATCGTCTTCAAGTACCTCATCTACGATCCGCAGCAGGCCCAGTATGAGACCCTGGTCACGGCGCGCGACGCCGCCGCCGCAGAGCTGGCCCGGGACGAACGGGTCATCGCGCGCGCGGAACAGGACCGCGCGGAGTACGACCGCATCCGCACCTACATCGCGACCGTGGAGCAGAAGCTGCCGCTGCGCGAGGAGATCCCCGCGCTGCTGACGGCCATGGAGCAGTTCACGCAGCGGGTCGGCGTGACGTTTCAGAGCATCCGTCCCGGCTCCCTGACGCCCGTGACCGCGCCGTCGACCGGGAGTCCGGCGCCGCAGACCGGAAGCCGAGTTCAACGGCCGGCCCCGGGGCAACCTCCGACCCGGGCGACCGCCTATTCGTCGGTGCCGGTCGACATCACGGTGACCGGGACCTTTGCGCAGACCGTGGAGTATCTTCGGGGACTTCGGAGCTTTCCCCGACTCGTGATCGTGGACTCGATCTCGCTCACGCCGCAGATTTTCCCCAAGCTCGGCGTGTCGATCAAGGCGGAGATCTACACGCTCGGCATCCCGGCCGAACAGGCCCTGCAGGGAGGGCATTGA
- a CDS encoding PilN domain-containing protein gives MIRINLLPQRSRRRLIPESGVVLVALLVIGALAGSYSWALWRNRQVAAQTAAINQKLVVARRQAAEVLALEATIADLKARESLLQSLEARQVPWPEMLTDLAGRTPRDAWLATAAVNSSGGLSLALQGSALSFDAVARFMTALGGSPFYSDVSLQAAQRTAVGTASAVQFGLSLSMRPLPSATTPAGPATKPATKEPSR, from the coding sequence ATGATCCGCATCAACCTGCTGCCGCAGCGCAGTCGCCGGCGGCTTATTCCGGAATCGGGCGTCGTGTTGGTTGCCCTGCTCGTGATCGGCGCGCTGGCCGGGTCGTATTCGTGGGCCCTCTGGCGGAACCGTCAGGTGGCGGCACAAACGGCGGCGATCAACCAGAAGCTGGTAGTGGCCCGCCGGCAGGCCGCCGAGGTGCTCGCGCTCGAGGCCACGATCGCGGATCTCAAGGCCCGGGAGAGTCTGCTCCAATCGCTCGAGGCTCGACAGGTGCCGTGGCCCGAGATGCTCACGGATCTCGCCGGCCGCACGCCGCGTGACGCCTGGCTTGCCACCGCCGCGGTGAACAGCAGCGGCGGGCTGTCGCTGGCGTTGCAGGGGTCGGCTCTCTCGTTCGATGCGGTGGCGCGGTTCATGACGGCGCTCGGCGGTTCGCCATTCTACAGCGACGTCAGTCTGCAGGCGGCCCAACGCACCGCCGTGGGTACGGCATCGGCCGTCCAGTTTGGATTGTCGCTCAGTATGCGCCCCCTGCCCTCCGCGACCACGCCGGCCGGTCCGGCGACGAAGCCGGCCACCAAGGAGCCGTCCCGATGA
- a CDS encoding prepilin-type N-terminal cleavage/methylation domain-containing protein, whose protein sequence is MGPIRPALAGEGGFTLIEVMFAIVLMTMGMLTVADVYPRTMALALYGKDQTRGTNLAQQQVELYRNTPLTSFPNLVGDYGSGAVPSQYFDQDGNGTTPSAAYFTRDVQIQYWPWNSSTSGFSATNPYTPPTGSYVYHVSVTTHWPVRGQTIYTSGNVGSPNGCVAGGAAVQVGLGCVTVSTFVTP, encoded by the coding sequence ATGGGGCCAATCCGTCCCGCTCTCGCGGGCGAAGGCGGGTTCACCCTGATCGAGGTCATGTTCGCCATCGTGCTCATGACGATGGGGATGCTGACGGTGGCGGACGTGTACCCGCGGACGATGGCGCTCGCGCTGTACGGCAAGGATCAGACGCGCGGCACGAATCTCGCGCAGCAGCAGGTCGAGCTCTACCGCAACACCCCCTTGACGTCCTTTCCCAACCTCGTCGGTGACTACGGGAGCGGGGCGGTGCCGAGCCAGTACTTCGACCAGGATGGCAACGGCACGACGCCGAGCGCGGCGTACTTCACGCGCGACGTCCAGATCCAATACTGGCCGTGGAACAGCTCCACGAGCGGGTTTTCGGCGACGAACCCCTACACGCCCCCGACCGGATCGTACGTCTATCATGTGTCGGTGACGACGCACTGGCCCGTGCGCGGTCAGACGATCTACACGTCGGGGAACGTCGGCTCACCGAACGGCTGCGTGGCCGGCGGCGCCGCGGTGCAGGTCGGACTCGGGTGCGTCACCGTGAGCACCTTCGTGACACCGTAG
- a CDS encoding prepilin-type N-terminal cleavage/methylation domain-containing protein produces MTLIELMVVLLILSVASGAMFSLLFSVLKVYWKGDLATQVQQGARVSVDRMVRDLRQSSTMINGQTETVGATSVTFNTSCTTPQISAALPHLATITLTDGSSIYATDPNSSGVIPYSGWYVSYYLAAASNSATPNTAGPYLIRASYDLVGNTITLATVAGNVTNLAFAAAGGGCPTTSTAEFTVTLTASQQATGQAVSSQTIVTDDVMLRNSNP; encoded by the coding sequence ATGACGCTGATCGAGCTGATGGTCGTCCTGCTCATTCTGTCGGTGGCGTCGGGCGCGATGTTCTCCCTGTTGTTCAGCGTCCTCAAGGTGTACTGGAAGGGCGACCTGGCGACGCAGGTCCAGCAGGGGGCGCGCGTGTCCGTCGATCGGATGGTGCGCGATCTCCGGCAGTCGAGCACGATGATCAACGGGCAGACGGAGACCGTCGGCGCGACGTCGGTCACGTTCAACACGTCCTGCACGACGCCGCAGATCAGCGCGGCGCTGCCGCATCTCGCGACCATCACCCTCACCGACGGTTCCAGCATCTATGCTACGGACCCGAATTCGTCCGGCGTGATTCCGTACAGCGGCTGGTACGTCTCCTACTACCTCGCGGCGGCGTCGAACAGCGCGACGCCGAACACGGCCGGCCCGTACCTCATCCGCGCGTCGTACGATCTCGTCGGCAACACGATCACGCTGGCGACCGTGGCCGGCAACGTCACCAACCTGGCCTTCGCTGCCGCCGGAGGCGGGTGTCCGACGACCTCGACGGCGGAGTTCACGGTCACGCTCACGGCGTCTCAGCAGGCGACCGGCCAAGCCGTGAGCTCGCAAACGATAGTCACCGACGACGTGATGCTCCGAAACAGCAACCCATGA
- the pilM gene encoding type IV pilus assembly protein PilM, giving the protein MARHSGALGVDIGSAAIKIVEISGDANGTAGRSGMAVRAAASTPTPAGTMEEGRITDPQAIGRALRELVQRAGIRTRRAVAAVNGQVALMREVRMPPLPPEEIRQAARFEVERYLPYPIAEVTFDSVVLGESRDNGNSRTDVLVVAARTDVLHQHAAALQAAGLEPAVLEVEPLAVARAVTSHAPSEHVTACIHLGSSVTMILVAEGEAPRVIRTVAFGATQLLETMASQLDAAGEAPSALLTRLAAAGEGGPPGLREALDDSLASLVTEIRRSLEYYGGRYRAVVPDRVVVTGGGAALPGITASLTTALDMPVTLGDPFADLGGPPDGGGPEPGAAYAVAAGLARRGVDE; this is encoded by the coding sequence ATGGCACGGCACAGTGGGGCGCTCGGAGTGGATATCGGCAGCGCCGCGATCAAGATCGTCGAGATCTCGGGCGACGCCAATGGGACGGCCGGGAGGAGCGGGATGGCGGTGCGCGCGGCCGCATCGACCCCCACGCCGGCCGGCACGATGGAAGAGGGACGCATCACCGATCCGCAGGCGATCGGCCGGGCGCTGCGCGAGCTCGTCCAGCGCGCCGGGATCCGCACGCGCCGGGCGGTGGCCGCGGTGAACGGCCAGGTCGCCCTGATGCGGGAGGTCCGCATGCCGCCGCTGCCGCCCGAGGAGATCCGGCAGGCCGCGCGCTTCGAGGTGGAGCGGTATCTGCCTTACCCGATCGCCGAGGTCACGTTCGACTCCGTCGTGCTGGGTGAGAGCCGCGACAACGGCAACAGCCGGACGGACGTCCTCGTGGTGGCGGCCCGCACCGACGTGCTGCACCAGCACGCGGCCGCCCTCCAGGCCGCCGGGCTCGAACCCGCGGTCTTGGAGGTCGAGCCGCTGGCGGTCGCGCGCGCGGTGACGAGCCATGCCCCCTCCGAGCACGTCACGGCGTGCATTCATCTGGGTTCGAGCGTGACGATGATTCTGGTCGCCGAGGGTGAGGCGCCGCGCGTCATTCGCACCGTGGCGTTCGGCGCGACGCAACTTCTGGAAACCATGGCATCGCAGCTGGATGCGGCCGGCGAAGCGCCGAGCGCGCTGCTGACGCGCCTCGCCGCGGCCGGGGAGGGAGGGCCGCCCGGTCTGCGCGAGGCGCTCGACGACAGCCTCGCCTCGCTGGTCACGGAAATCCGCCGGTCGCTCGAGTACTACGGCGGCCGGTACCGCGCCGTTGTCCCGGACCGCGTCGTCGTGACCGGCGGCGGCGCCGCACTGCCGGGAATCACCGCCTCGCTGACCACTGCGCTCGACATGCCGGTGACGCTGGGCGACCCATTCGCCGATCTCGGCGGACCGCCGGACGGCGGGGGGCCTGAGCCGGGCGCGGCATACGCCGTCGCCGCCGGGCTGGCGCGGAGAGGAGTGGACGAATGA